A window from Brachionichthys hirsutus isolate HB-005 chromosome 4, CSIRO-AGI_Bhir_v1, whole genome shotgun sequence encodes these proteins:
- the sdf2l1 gene encoding stromal cell-derived factor 2-like protein 1 yields the protein MELLKAARALLKWLLFLLLWSKCDGKESELNHVTCGSLVKLLNTRHNVRLHSHDVKYGSGSGQQSVTGVETADDANSYWQIRGRSDRPCQRGLAIRCGQAVRITHMKTGRNLHTHHFSSPLSNHQEVSAFGEHGEGDNLDLWAVQCDGSHWERDDSVRFRHVGTDVFLTVTGEQYGNPIRGQREVHGMLAANQHNWWRSMEGVFIRPSQEPLRHDEL from the exons ATGGAGCTCCTCAAGGCTGCTCGCGCGCTCCTAAAATGgctgctcttcctgctgctgtggtCGAAATGCGACGGGAAGGAGTCGGAGCTCAACCACGTGACCTGCGGCTCTCTGGTCAAGCTGCTCAACACCAGACACAACGTCCGCCTGCACTCCCACGACGTCAAGTACGGCTCAG gcaGTGGGCAGCAGTCTGTGACTGGGGTGGAGACGGCCGATGACGCTAACAGCTACTGGCAGATTCGTGGGCGGTCGGACCGTCCGTGTCAGCGAGGACTCGCCATCAGGTGTGGGCAGGCCGTCCGGATCACGCACATGAAGACGGGCAGGAACCTCCACACACACCACTTCAGCTCGCCGCTGTCCAATcaccag GAGGTCAGTGCGTTTGGCGAGCATGGCGAGGGAGACAACCTGGACCTGTGGGCGGTGCAGTGTGACGGCTCGCACTGGGAGCGGGACGACTCGGTGCGCTTCAGACACGTGGGCACCGACGTGTTCCTGACCGTTACGGGCGAGCAGTACGGCAATCCCATCCGCGGCCAGCGGGAGGTGCACGGCATGCTCGCCGCCAACCAGCACAACTGGTGGCGCTCCATGGAGGGCGTGTTCATCCGGCCCAGCCAGGAGCCGCTGCGCCACGACGAGCTCTGA